The region ATTCCTTTTCaataatacaacacaaaactggctcgagtccccacccagtgacctgggacaattacacaccatccACTGGGcacctctaaggcctggtctacactacgactttaattcggatttatcagctttaattcgaattaaccctgcaaccgtccacacaacgacgctatttatttcgatgtaaagggccctttaaatcgatttctgtactccaccccgacgagcggagtagtgccaaaatcgattttagcaattcgaattagggttagtgtggccgcaatttgatggtattggcctccgggagctatcccacagtgcatcattgtgaccgctctggacagcaatctaaactcggatgcactggccaggtagacaggaaaagccccgcaaacatttgaattccatttcctgtttgcccagcgtggagagcacaggtgaccacagatagctcatcagcacaggtaaccatgcaggctgataatcgaaaaagagcaccagcatggaccgtgagggaggtactggatctgatcgctgtatggggagaggattcagtgcttgcagaacttcgttctaaaagacgaaatgcaaaaacttttgaaaaaatttccaagggcatgatggagagaggccacaatagggactctgagcagtgccgcgtgaaggtcaaggagctcagacaagcctatcaaaaaacaaaggaggcaaacggtcgctccgggtcagagccgcggacatgccgcttctacgccgagctgcatgcaattctaggggggggctgccaccactatcccacctgtgttcgtggattctgggtcggggatagtctcatcagcgacgcctgaggattctgccgatggggtagaggaggaggaggaggaggaggaggatgagcttgcagagagcacacagcactccattctccccaacagccaggatctttttatcaccctgactgaagtaccctcccaagcctcccaagccagtacccaagactctgaccccatggaagggacctcaggtgagtttaccttttaaaatataaaacttgttttaaaagcaaacggtttttaatgattactttgcctgactttgcattcgcggtcagttcagctactggaaaagtctgtagctactggaaaagtctgttaacgtgtatggggatggagcggaaatcctccagggacatctccatgaagctctcctggaggtactccgaaagccttgccagaaggtttctgggcagtgcatccttattccctccctccatggtaggacacttgaccacgccatgcttgcagcaagtaatctggtatcattgcctgacaaagcctggcagcgtatggtcccggtgtttgctggcattcaagcaacatctgttctttatcttgttgtgtaatcctcaggagagtgatatcactcctggtaacctggttgaaatacgggaacttaattaaggggacagaggtggccgttcctactgggctgtttgcctgtggcggaaaataaatccttccctgccgttagccaagcgcagatgggaaattggccctgagtttttcgcgtttggctagcagggatcttccctgttaccagccacgcggtggggggaggggtaccgtgatcatcccagagaattcatggcaggaggggggcggcggcggggggtggtggttagtttggtgcctgcagggatcttccctgataccagccacgcggtgggggggaggggtacagcgatcatcccagagaattcatggcgagaggggggggtggttagtttgttttctggtgctgctgaatgttaacaaaaaaaccgcagcactctacttgcctgaaggggcccagacaagcccccccacactgccccccccccaactggctgagattggccaggcttctgcagcactctacaggctatgcttggtatgtgggaaaggagggtgcagaagctgtaaaacaatggcttaccatggccgcatgcaagccgaattctgttgcccagacctgtgatctctagcagcaaagccacagcactcagcattaagaggcaaaatgcgaccttgcacagaaatcacatgtgctatgtaatgtgaacagtgttggtcaccgtgaaagagtataagcattgttctgcaaaatgtagcttttaaaacaattctctcttttttcccctccctacagcagctgcaaattcctcaagcctccctcctccatcccgaaggttatcacagataaggcgtcgtaagaagagaacgcgagaggagatgttttcggaaattatggaatccagccgcagtgacagagctcatgtgaatgagtggaaggaaacagtttcaaagtataggaaagaagtcagtgaatgtgaggagaggagggaccaacgtgaggagaggagggaccaacgtgaggagaggagagacgctcgagatgagaggtggcggcaggaagaccagaggatgaaggatgcaacgctggggctgctccggcgtctggtggaggttcaggaacggctgctggaaaacagactgccgcttcagcccctgttccaccctcccccctccccatgttccgtatcctcctcacccagacgtgtaagaactcgggggggggaggctccgtacaccttcccattccaccccagtagacagcccaagcaaaaggctgtcatttttttaaccttttctttgtggctttttccttcccagcaatcctcctcccaaataccacccgggttccctccctctttttctaatctattaataaagaataaatgatttttaaatgatagtgactttatttggtttgaaagaaagctgggggaaggggcagggtgggttccttacagaaaatcagtcaataaagggggcgggttttcatgaaggagaaacaaacagatatttcacacggtagcctggccagccatgaaactggtttttaaagcttctctgatgcacagcgcttcatggtgtgctcttctaatcgccctggtgtctggctgcgcgtaatcagcagccaggcgatttgcctcagcctcccaccccgccataaaggtctcccccttactttcacagagattgtggagcacacagcaagcagaaataacaatggggagatttctttggctgaggtcagagcgagtcaataatgatctccagcgaccttttaaacggccaaatgcacattctaccaccattctgcacttgcttagcctgtagttaaacagctcctgactcctgtccaggctgcctgtgtatggcttcataagccatggcattaaggggtaggctgggtccccaagaataactatgggcatttcaacatccccaacggttattttctggtccagaaagtaagtcccttgctgcagccctttaaacagagtagtgttcctgaagacgcgagcgtcatgaacccttcccgcccagcccgcgttgatgttggtgaaacgtcccttgtgatccacaagtgcttgcagcaccattgaaaagtaccccttgcggtttatgtactcggtggcttggtgctccggtgccaagatagggatatgggttccgtctattgccccaccacagttagggaatcccattgcagcaaaaccatccactatagcctgcacatttcccagagtcacaaactttcgtagcagcacctgagtgattgctttggctacttgcatcacagcagcccccacagtagatttgcccactccgaattgattcccgactgaccggtagctgtctggcgttgcaagcttccacagggctatcgccacgcgcttctcaactgtgagggctgctctcatcttagtattctggcgtttcagggcaggggacagcaagtcacaaagttccatgaaagtgcccttacgcatgcgaaagttccgcagccactgggaatcgtcccagacctgcaacactatgcggtcccaccagtctgtgcttgtttcccttgcccagaatcggcgttccatggatagaatctgccccattaacaacatgatctccaaagcaccggggcctgtggtttcactgaattctgtatccatgtccgtgtccatgtcctcatcatgcttgtcgctgcgctgccgccgctgctgcctcctcgcctcatttctctggtcctggctgagcataaactccacgagaacgcgcgaggtgtttacaatattcatgactgctgtcttgagctcagcgggctccatgcttgccgtggtatggagtctgcagtgttcacccacccaggaaaaaaggcgcgaaaatggttgtctgccgtccgttgctttcatgcagggagggagggaggaggtgaggctgtacccagaaccacctgcgacgatgttttttgtcccatcaggcactgggatcttaacccacaatcccaatgggcgcgggagactgcgggaactatgggatagctatggaattgctacccacagtgcaacggtgcagaaatcgacgctagccccggtacttggacgcacaccaccgaagtaatgtgcttagtgtggccgcattcatttcaacctgtttttcaaatccgaattatctaaattcggattaatcccgtagtgtagacataccctaagagacaaTCCTTCCCTTCTCGCaagcagagtctgagtgtaacagaactTTTAATAAAGGGAGTGAAGTAACTCACAATTAATTTAGAAAAACACCGCAACttgccacgcctctccaccagccccactGCTGGCTGCGCCTCTCTGCTAGCCCCCCTGCTGGCCGCTTGctgcacctctccaccagcctccctgctggcTGTGCCTCTCCGCCAGCCGACCTGTTAACCAGTTTTGACTTTTATGTCTCATTTCTTTtgttcacttaaaatctctctcttgtcgttaataaacttgtttttattgttttgtgtaagccagtgtgtttgaattgaagtgtttTAGAAACTCCATTTGGGACAGCAAGAGTGTGtatataatttttattaattaaatgacGACTTTCACGTAAGCTTGTATTGTTCAGgaaagggctgggcagtacatATTATACATTTCTGGGGAGAAATGTGGGACTAGGGTCATCCTGCAACAAAAAAGTCAATGTGATACTGGTAAGATGCCACTCACACAGGCATAGCTGGGAGTCACTCACATGCCTGGGGCTGTTTGTGAGTAGACAAGGAGTGGCTAGAGCAGCAAAGCAGTGAAAAAGGCACCCCACGTTGGAGGGCAGTGGGACACTactactcattagtctggatctTACCTTGGGCATGTCACAGAGGGAATTGCTGTAATATAACTATTATGCATTGTTTTATAGCAGCCACAAGTACAATaggatggtgttgccaggaggacttcagcttccttgaccatgggatgttaTTCCGCTAAGCAGAGATGGAGTCCACCTATCAAGGAAAGGGAAGAACATATTttgatacagactggctaacctagtgaggagggttttaaactaggttcaatggGGGTAGAAGACAAAAggccacaggtaagtcaaaagcATAAAGTCCTGGGAGAAGGGTTagaatctggggggagcatgggccatTATAGGAGGGATAGGGGAGAGACAAGAGAGAACatgggggaaatcaaatcagtatcttagatgtctgtatactaatgtgagaagtctggggaaataagcaggaagaactagaaatgctagttaataaacacaactaGGACATagctggcatcacagagacttggtgggataatacacaatgactggaatattggtatagaagggtacagctggctcaggaaggacaggcagggaaaaaagggaggaggtgttagccttatatatcaaaaatgtatacacttggactgaggttgaggtTGAAACAGGAAACAGActtcttgaaagtctctgggtaaggaaaaaaggggtaaaaaataagGGTGACCCATTACTCAGTGAGtgggggaaaacaataacagaaaatgtggaaatggcagaagtgctaaatgacttttttgtttcagttttcaccaaaagtttagtagtgattggatgtctaacatagtgaatgtcagtgaaaataaggtaagatcagaggctaaaatagggaaaaaacaagttaaaaattactcagACAAGataaatgtcttcaagtcaccaggaccattaaatacatcctagaatactcaaggagatgACTGAGTAGATGAGACATTAATGATTATCTTAGAAAAgttatggaagatgggagagattccagaggactggaaaagattGTGCCAATCAATAAAAAGGCGAATAAAGACAattcagggaattacagaccaatcagcttaatttcagtacctggaaatataatggagcaaataactgAGCAATGAATTTGGAAATATCtcaaagataataaggtgataagtaacagtcagcatggatttgtcaagaacacatcATGTCAAACCAAGCTACTTTAGCtgtctttgacagggtaacaagccttgtggatgggtggAAGCAGTaaacgtggtatatcttgactttagtaaggcttttgaaactgtttcaaaataccttctcataaacaaactagggaaatacaacctatatgtagctactataagatgggtcaCAAGTGGTTggaagagtagttatcagtggttcacggtCATGTTCAAAAGTtcaagggcataacgagtggtgTCCTGTAggtatcagttctgggtctggttatGTTcgatatcttcatcaatgatttagataatgtcatagagagtacactttataaagtttgaagatgatGCCAAGGTAggagagttgcaagtgctttggaggataggattaaaattcaaaatgatctggagaaactggagaaacggtctgaagtaaataggatgaaattcaataaggacaaatgcaaagtacgccAGTTAGGAAGGTACtttgtgcgcgcgcgcacacacacacacacacacacaaaatgggaaatgactacctaggaaggagtactgcagaaagggatctagggggtcatagtgaatcacaagctaaatacaagtCAACAGTgtgtaacactgtttcaaaaaaagcaaacaagattctggaatgtattagcaggagtgttgtaaggaagacaaaagaagtaattcttccacttcatgctgattaggcctcacctggagtatagtgtctagttctgggtgctacatttcaggaaagatgtggacaaattggaggaagtccagagaagaacaatagAAATGattaaaaggtctagaaaacgtcaccgatgagggaagattgaaaaaattgggtttgtttagtctggagaagagaagactgagggagggcatgataaccattttcaagaacataaaaggttattacaaggaggagggagaaaaattgttgtcaTTAACCcatgagggtaggacaagaagcaatgggcttaaattgcagcaagggtgttttaggttggacgttaggaaaaacttcctaactgtcagggtggttaagcagtggaataaattgcctagggaagttttggaatctccattattggagatttttaagagcgggttagacagatatctgtcagggatggcctaggtaatacttagtcctgccttgagtgccggAGACTGGATTAGAAgaccttgaggtcccttccaatcctacaattctattatttatcccttcacataacacaagattcaggggtcacccaatgaaaataTTAGacaacacctgttagggatgcaGATAATattagttctgccttgagtgtaggggcctggactagatgacctctcaaagtcccttctagtcctacgattctattcTAGAAGCATCCCAGAAAAACACTGCCCTgaaaaatttacaatctaaatgatGGCCTTGAGAGACTAGTGAAGATATAACATATACCAGGaagcagaggaaaggacagaggtGAGTTACAGAAATATAATTGAATAGTGACTGATTTTAGGCATGCAAGAGTCTTCACAGTTCCAATGTTCTGTTCTCAAGTTTTTTGATGGAGGATAAATGTGGCAaacatctttaatttttttagttggtgctacagctgtgggtttttcagAGAGTAACTTGAAGGAAGTGAGGATAAAGGCCTGGGAGTAGATTTTGGAAGGGAATTCCAGGGGTAGGAGGAGCACGGAAGAAGTTGCAGAGATATC is a window of Malaclemys terrapin pileata isolate rMalTer1 chromosome 6, rMalTer1.hap1, whole genome shotgun sequence DNA encoding:
- the LOC128839472 gene encoding uncharacterized protein LOC128839472 yields the protein MEGTSAAANSSSLPPPSRRLSQIRRRKKRTREEMFSEIMESSRSDRAHVNEWKETVSKYRKEVSECEERRDQREERRDQREERRDARDERWRQEDQRMKDATLGLLRRLVEVQERLLENRLPLQPLFHPPPSPCSVSSSPRRVRTRGGEAPYTFPFHPSRQPKQKAVIFLTFSLWLFPSQQSSSQIPPGFPPSFSNLLIKNK